The genomic window CATTGACCAGCCACGGCTGGCCACGGGTATCCTCCCACAGTTCAGGGAAGATACGGGAATCGAAAGGCTGCCCGGTGGCTTCCGTATGCTGGCACCAAAGCTGCTCGCATTCTTCATACATAAAACTGCCCATACGCAGGGATTCAGCCTTAATATTGAAAGCGCTACCACCGGTAATCACCTCGGCGCCTTCCTGATGAAGGCGGTAGTCGCGTACATCGCGGACGCCACACAGGATAATCGACTGTGGGAACGCCGCCGGGCGCTGGGCATAGCCAGCACGGATCTGGCGCAACAACGAGATAAGGGTATCCCCCACCAACGCATCCACTTCATCCAGAAACAGCACCGTGGGTCTATCCATCAATGCCACCCACGCCTCCAGCAAACGGGTGAGAAGATCCTGCGGACTGCTTCCCCGTTGGGCGGTAAGCCACACTTCCAACGACGTCTCACCAAGGTAAAGCCGAATAGAACGCACGATGGCGCTACACACAGCGGGAATCCCTTGCGTCTCATCCCCGCGCGCTGCCTGCGCCCCTTCGATATTGGCGTAAGCGCAGGCGTAATCCCCCTGTTCGTTAAGCGCCTGCATCATCGCCAACAGCGTGGTGGTCTTACCCGTCTGGCGCGGGGCATGAAGAACAAAATAGCGCTCCTGATCAATCAGATGCTTAATATCCTCCCAGTCTACGCGGCTAAGCGGGTCAATGTGGTAGTGCTTACTTGGCTTAGTCGGGCCAGCGTTATTAAAGAAGCGTTCCATATGGTAATCCCCTGCTTGGCGCAGCCTTGGTGTTGCCTTCAGATTAACATAGCCAGTCTCATCAGCACGGCCATCGACTTCCTCAGCCATATATGCCCA from Halomonas sp. CH40 includes these protein-coding regions:
- a CDS encoding ATP-binding protein, producing MAEEVDGRADETGYVNLKATPRLRQAGDYHMERFFNNAGPTKPSKHYHIDPLSRVDWEDIKHLIDQERYFVLHAPRQTGKTTTLLAMMQALNEQGDYACAYANIEGAQAARGDETQGIPAVCSAIVRSIRLYLGETSLEVWLTAQRGSSPQDLLTRLLEAWVALMDRPTVLFLDEVDALVGDTLISLLRQIRAGYAQRPAAFPQSIILCGVRDVRDYRLHQEGAEVITGGSAFNIKAESLRMGSFMYEECEQLWCQHTEATGQPFDSRIFPELWEDTRGQPWLVNALGYELTWRFKPARERSRLLTLEDYRSAREKLIQSRATHLDQLTDKLREPRVQRVMSALLSSEESLDIQNIAPDDQQYVEDLGLIETTPSLRISNRIYREVIPRDLTWIMQTRIPNQEQVWYLTPEHRLDIPKLLAGFQQFFREHAESWLERFQYKEAGPQLLMQAFLQRIINGGGRISREYGLGRKRTDLFIEWPLDETQGFTGPVQRVVIELKLQHQSREAVLAKGLEQTADYADRVGADEAHLVIFNRDEQVPWDDKIWQSEAHCHGWRIGTWGA